The Megalops cyprinoides isolate fMegCyp1 chromosome 9, fMegCyp1.pri, whole genome shotgun sequence genome has a window encoding:
- the LOC118783720 gene encoding olfactory receptor 52E2-like codes for MSQSSLNVTLMFTAYGSPRPLNYLFFTFTLLVYLTSVFANIFLMLVIYVESSLHKPMYIFLFNLAINGLIGSSAVCPKIMDHLLSDIQQSSLEDCLIQVFWINVYGTGAYTILTVMAYDRYVSICKPLQYHSIMTPTKVKQLLAVVNFFPVSSITFQVYLTSRLPMCSYTIHKLFCDNLAVVNLSCIKSALVNLYGICVIIGLVVLPACVVALSYVKILTVSLKTSKEAQKKALSTCTPHLITFINFSLATLFSVIYNRINLHLPGEINILMSLHFVLIPPLLHPIIYGIRTQEIRKCVVKIIRKQRVFAGSFDIFV; via the coding sequence ATGAGCCAGTCCTCATTGAATGTCACTTTGATGTTCACTGCATATGGATCTCCCCGTCCTCTCAATTacttatttttcacttttactcTTTTGGTGTATCTTACCTCAgtttttgcaaacatttttctgaTGCTGGTTATCTATGTAGAATCTAGCCTCCACAAGCccatgtacatatttttattcaacTTGGCAATAAATGGATTGATTGGAAGTTCTGCTGTCTGTCCAAAAATCATGGACCATCTTCTCTCAGACATTCAACAAAGCTCCCTTGAGGATTGCCTGATTCAGGTGTTTTGGATCAATGTCTATGGAACAGGTGCATACACAATTTTAACAGTGATGGCATATGACAGGTATGTCTCCATTTGCAAGCCTTTGCAATACCACAGCATCATGACTCCCACTAAAGTGAAGCAACTGTTGGCTGTTGTGAATTTCTTTCCTGTCTCCTCTATAACCTTTCAAGTGTATCTAACATCAAGACTCCCAATGTGCAGTTATACCATTCACAAGCTTTTCTGTGATAACCTGGCAGTTGTCAATCTTTCCTGTATAAAAAGTGCTCTGGTTAATTTGTATGGTATATGTGTAATTATAGGTCTAGTTGTGTTGCCTGCATGTGTTGTAGCGCTGTCTTATGTCAAGATTCTAACTGTGAGCTTGAAAACGTCAAAGGAAGCACAGAAAAAAGCTCTGAGTACATGTACTCCTCACTTAATCACGTTCATCAATTTCTCCCTGGCTACTCTCTTCTCTGTCATTTATAATcgaattaatttgcatttaccAGGTGAGATAAATATACTTATGTCCCTGCATTTCGTCCTCATTCCCCCTCTATTACATCCAATTATTTATGGAATCAGAACTCAGGAAATTAGGAAATGCgttgtaaaaataataagaaaacagaGAGTTTTTGCAGgatcatttgacatttttgtttaa